ACCGATTACCACCTCTTCCTGTTGCTCAACCGTTTGCACGGTAACGGAAACGGAGGCAGGCGCTTGTTCACGAAAACGGCTAAACGTATTGAAGGAGTCCGACTCCGCGCTCATGCGCAACTCCTGACGACTGTGGTCGTAGTCCATTTGCACAGGCTTTAAGGCCGGTTCCGATTTAAACGTCGGAGCCAGTTCATTCAGCAAGGCTGGCAGCCCCGTTTTTTTCTGGTCACCGGGCTGCTTTAAGGCACTGAGTTTCTGTTGAAGAGAGTACTCCAGGCGAACCAACCGTTCACCGGGGAACAGATCGTTATAAATGGCGTAAGCCTCGGCTCTGAGGGCATCTGCCTGGCTTTCCAGTCTGGCAGTACTGACCATATTGACGCCCAGCATAAAAGTACAGGTGGTCAGCAACAGAGCGGCAGCGGTTCGCCAGGGCTTCAGGTGGCGGATAATCATAGATTCCGGCTGGTAGTCACCTTGCAGCAGGTTCAGGGAACTCCGGGCTGCGGGCTCAAGCAGAGGTTGTAAAGCATTTTCATGATGAAGCGCATCGGCCTGAATCTCTGTGTCATCCGGCATTGGGCTGAGAGCCCGAACCTTTACGTCATCGGATTCAGAATGCAGGCTTTCCAGATAAAGTGGCAGCCAGGACGGATCACAAACGGCAGCCTGCCACTCTCCGGTACGAACCAGATACTGGTCATTTAATTCCAATACCGCACATTCATCGCCAGTAAACGGCAGAGACAGACTATCAGGTAACCATTGCCGACTATTGATATCTGCATCAATTAGCCATGCCTGCCACTGCTCCATTAAAGATTTGGCGACAACCGCCATATAAGCTTTACCATCGCTGTGGCTTAGCAGGGCAAAATGCATATCTTCCACTTCCGCAGCCAGGTCATCTTCAAGGTGCCAGGGCAGGGTTTGCAGCATGGTTCGGTTCAGTTTGCCGGAATGCTCCACAGCATGAAGGCCAACGGCTTCACCGGGAACCAGAATTTTACAGCGATGGGTGCTGGTCAGTTGCTTCAGTTCACCAAGCTCTGCAACTGATGTCGTACCGTAATCACTGTCTGTAGACCAGTAAACAGCGTCGTCTGTTGACAGAGGCAGACGAATAACCAGCAGGTTTTTAGCGGTGCCGCCTGTTGACGGTTGTTTTATGGTATTACTGTTCAAAGGGTCGCTTGTCATAAAAAAGCACCGAATTTACGACGGACAACCGATAGCCTGTTGTCGTCATTGCGTCTTAGCAAACTGTGTAAGCCTGTACG
Above is a genomic segment from Endozoicomonas euniceicola containing:
- the gspL gene encoding type II secretion system protein GspL yields the protein MTSDPLNSNTIKQPSTGGTAKNLLVIRLPLSTDDAVYWSTDSDYGTTSVAELGELKQLTSTHRCKILVPGEAVGLHAVEHSGKLNRTMLQTLPWHLEDDLAAEVEDMHFALLSHSDGKAYMAVVAKSLMEQWQAWLIDADINSRQWLPDSLSLPFTGDECAVLELNDQYLVRTGEWQAAVCDPSWLPLYLESLHSESDDVKVRALSPMPDDTEIQADALHHENALQPLLEPAARSSLNLLQGDYQPESMIIRHLKPWRTAAALLLTTCTFMLGVNMVSTARLESQADALRAEAYAIYNDLFPGERLVRLEYSLQQKLSALKQPGDQKKTGLPALLNELAPTFKSEPALKPVQMDYDHSRQELRMSAESDSFNTFSRFREQAPASVSVTVQTVEQQEEVVIGALVIRSNDQ